A window from Catalinimonas alkaloidigena encodes these proteins:
- a CDS encoding GxxExxY protein — MRLTQQSVNQLAFDVVGCAIEVHKHLGPGLLESVYELCMLEELSRRHLSYNSQVQVPVQYKGRELGGALRLDIVVEETVIVELKAVETIIPLYKAQLLSYLKLTGMPKGLLINFHAENITKSLVPLVTDAFSSLPLS; from the coding sequence ATGAGACTTACACAGCAATCGGTCAATCAGCTCGCATTCGACGTAGTAGGTTGTGCGATTGAGGTACACAAACACCTCGGGCCGGGATTGCTGGAGTCGGTGTACGAATTGTGTATGCTGGAGGAGTTGTCGCGTCGCCACTTATCTTATAATTCTCAGGTACAAGTGCCTGTGCAGTATAAAGGGCGGGAATTGGGTGGTGCCCTGCGATTGGATATTGTAGTCGAGGAAACCGTGATTGTGGAGTTGAAAGCGGTAGAAACCATCATTCCGCTCTACAAAGCGCAGTTGCTATCGTATCTGAAATTAACCGGGATGCCCAAAGGTCTATTGATTAACTTTCACGCTGAAAACATTACCAAGAGCCTGGTGCCGCTGGTGACAGACGCCTTTTCGAGCTTGCCTTTGTCTTAG
- a CDS encoding four helix bundle protein — translation MAKIQRFEDLDVWKEGVQLSVAMYKALAGCRDFGLRDQMQRASVSVPSNIAEGFERNSNQDFVRFLTIARASCGELRTQLYIAIDIGILSPEVGGALIAHTRKVSAMLSKYIQIRKEHF, via the coding sequence ATGGCAAAGATTCAGCGGTTCGAGGACCTGGACGTGTGGAAGGAAGGGGTGCAGTTGAGCGTCGCCATGTACAAGGCGCTGGCAGGCTGTCGTGATTTCGGACTACGGGATCAGATGCAGCGCGCCAGCGTATCCGTACCTTCCAACATAGCGGAAGGATTTGAGCGGAATTCGAATCAGGACTTCGTTCGTTTCCTGACCATTGCCCGGGCGTCCTGTGGCGAACTGCGTACCCAGCTTTACATCGCAATCGACATAGGCATCCTCTCACCTGAAGTGGGAGGTGCCTTAATAGCGCATACGCGCAAAGTGTCGGCGATGCTGAGCAAATACATTCAAATTAGAAAAGAACACTTTTAA
- a CDS encoding bifunctional 4-hydroxy-2-oxoglutarate aldolase/2-dehydro-3-deoxy-phosphogluconate aldolase: MSRFTRIQVALKMAETGMVPVFYNADLATCKNVLKACYDGGVRVFEFTNRGDFAHETFGELNKWAAKETPEMMLGVGSVVDAGTASLYIQLGASFIVSPVLKPDMAKVCNSRKILWSPGCGSLSEINYAEELGAEVVKIFPATQVGGPEFVKAVKGPCPWTSIMPTGGVEPTEENLKPWFDAGVACVGMGSKLFPTNLIKEGKWEELAAGVREAMAIVQRVKKK; the protein is encoded by the coding sequence ATGTCTCGATTTACACGCATACAAGTGGCACTCAAAATGGCCGAGACCGGCATGGTGCCCGTTTTTTATAACGCTGATTTAGCAACCTGCAAGAACGTACTCAAAGCCTGTTACGACGGCGGCGTACGCGTTTTTGAGTTTACCAACCGCGGCGACTTCGCCCACGAAACGTTCGGCGAACTGAACAAATGGGCGGCGAAAGAAACGCCCGAGATGATGCTGGGCGTGGGCTCGGTGGTCGATGCGGGCACGGCTTCGCTGTACATTCAGCTGGGCGCGAGCTTCATCGTGTCGCCGGTCCTGAAACCCGACATGGCGAAGGTCTGCAACAGCCGCAAGATCCTCTGGTCACCGGGCTGCGGCTCCCTGTCGGAGATCAACTACGCGGAAGAACTCGGTGCCGAAGTCGTGAAGATTTTCCCGGCCACGCAGGTCGGCGGTCCCGAATTCGTGAAGGCCGTGAAAGGCCCCTGCCCCTGGACGAGCATCATGCCGACGGGTGGGGTAGAGCCGACGGAAGAAAACCTGAAGCCCTGGTTCGACGCGGGCGTGGCTTGCGTGGGCATGGGGTCTAAGCTGTTCCCGACCAACCTGATCAAAGAGGGCAAGTGGGAGGAACTGGCCGCCGGCGTCCGTGAAGCCATGGCCATCGTGCAGCGCGTGAAGAAGAAGTAA
- a CDS encoding TRAP transporter substrate-binding protein — protein MKINATAFLLVFSFLLFASCEEARQTRVLKLAHGLDVTHPVHKGMVYMKQQLEQVSGGKMTLEIYPSQQLGSEREALELLQIGSLDMTKVSAGVMESFSPKFRVLGLPYLFRDRAHQFAVQDGPIGEEILRDGENYWLRGLCFYDAGSRSFYMKDRPINTPADLQGLKIRVMESPTAQAMVSIMGGSPTPMSYGELYTSLQQGVVDGAENNPPSFYSSRHYEVCKYYSLDEHTALPDVLLIGTKVWNKLSPEEQEWLQAAVDASVPEERRLWAESEEESLREVQKAGVEIIYPDKKPFEEKVQPLYDALKNDPTLYDLVQRIRAVETDNPGSPQL, from the coding sequence ATGAAAATCAACGCCACCGCATTTCTTCTCGTCTTTAGTTTCCTCTTGTTCGCTTCGTGTGAAGAGGCCCGCCAGACGCGCGTCCTGAAACTGGCGCATGGCCTGGACGTGACGCACCCCGTCCACAAAGGCATGGTCTACATGAAGCAGCAGCTGGAACAGGTATCGGGCGGGAAGATGACCCTCGAAATTTACCCCAGCCAGCAACTCGGCTCCGAGCGGGAGGCCCTCGAACTTCTCCAGATCGGGAGCCTCGACATGACCAAAGTCTCGGCCGGGGTGATGGAAAGCTTCTCGCCCAAGTTTCGGGTGCTGGGGCTGCCGTACCTGTTCCGCGACCGGGCCCACCAGTTTGCCGTGCAGGACGGACCCATTGGCGAAGAGATTCTGCGCGACGGCGAAAATTACTGGCTGCGCGGCCTGTGCTTCTACGATGCCGGGAGCCGCAGCTTTTACATGAAAGATCGCCCGATCAACACCCCGGCCGATTTGCAGGGGTTGAAGATCCGCGTGATGGAAAGCCCCACGGCCCAGGCCATGGTCAGCATCATGGGCGGTTCGCCCACGCCGATGTCGTACGGCGAGCTGTACACCTCGCTGCAACAGGGGGTGGTCGATGGCGCGGAGAACAACCCGCCGAGCTTCTACTCCTCGCGCCACTACGAAGTGTGTAAATACTATTCGCTCGACGAGCATACGGCCCTGCCCGACGTGCTGCTGATCGGTACCAAAGTCTGGAACAAACTAAGTCCGGAAGAACAGGAATGGTTGCAGGCCGCTGTCGACGCCTCGGTGCCGGAAGAGCGGAGGCTATGGGCCGAGTCGGAAGAGGAATCGCTGCGGGAAGTGCAGAAAGCGGGGGTGGAGATTATTTATCCGGACAAAAAACCGTTCGAAGAGAAAGTGCAGCCGTTGTACGACGCCCTGAAAAACGACCCCACGCTGT